From one Rhizobium sp. CIAT894 genomic stretch:
- a CDS encoding methyl-accepting chemotaxis protein: MLKHLKIRTKIISVVALLGLITMAGLIYVISEFRRADAAYGAFIDHEATASMLSARASASVVASVLQVTLLAEMKPDTPAFQATLATPSRLPQARDRLKQALVLVPSRKAAIDDIQAGIDEIEALANKIIEQSKAKDSAGALANAALINTKLDALTPKMIANNDAMMALLNDGGDALSASVNGQITFSFALISIAVLAAIGFGVLVAQKGITGPMTELRLRMARLAEGDTTSEVSGLDRGDEVGQMAKAVSIFRDNAIERARIEARAEADRDVSDGERRDREAQKAREAGELDRAVAALGDGLRRLAAGDLASHIDQPFVAHLDALRQDFNNSVEKLNETMHTVGANARAIGAGANEIRSSADQLSQRTEQQSASVEETAAALEEITTTVRDAAKRAEEASQLVARTRLGAEKSGEIVRKAVSAMQQIEQSSVAIGNIIGVIDDIAFQTNLLALNAGVEAARAGEAGKGFAVVAQEVRELAQRSAKAAKEIKDLITNSGTHVQTGVSLVGETGKALDSIVAEVQEINQHVHAIAEAAREQSIGLQEINTAVNTMDQGTQQNAAMVEQSTAASHGLATEAAALNNLLGQFRLTGTGSLAAAAPIASTRPPAAAPRAPTRPAAAKASIRVAREGTTRPAASPARALGQTLANAFGAGSSAPKSPDGDWTEF, translated from the coding sequence ATGTTGAAGCATCTGAAAATCCGCACGAAAATCATATCGGTCGTGGCGCTGCTCGGACTGATCACGATGGCCGGGCTGATCTATGTCATCTCCGAATTCCGCCGGGCGGACGCCGCCTACGGCGCCTTCATCGATCATGAAGCGACGGCCTCGATGCTGAGCGCGCGCGCCAGCGCATCGGTCGTGGCCTCGGTGCTGCAAGTTACTCTGCTTGCCGAAATGAAACCCGATACGCCGGCATTCCAGGCGACGCTGGCCACGCCGAGCAGGCTGCCGCAGGCCCGTGACCGGCTGAAACAGGCGCTGGTTCTGGTACCGAGCCGCAAGGCCGCGATCGACGACATCCAGGCCGGCATCGATGAAATCGAAGCGCTGGCGAACAAGATCATCGAACAGAGCAAGGCCAAGGACAGCGCCGGCGCACTGGCGAATGCCGCCCTGATCAATACCAAGCTCGATGCGCTGACGCCGAAGATGATCGCCAACAACGATGCGATGATGGCCTTGCTCAACGACGGCGGCGACGCGCTTTCGGCTTCCGTCAACGGCCAGATCACCTTCAGCTTCGCCCTGATCAGCATCGCCGTGCTCGCCGCGATCGGTTTCGGCGTGCTCGTGGCGCAGAAAGGCATCACCGGCCCGATGACCGAGCTGCGCCTGCGCATGGCCCGGCTTGCAGAAGGTGACACCACAAGCGAGGTCAGCGGCCTCGACCGTGGCGACGAAGTCGGCCAGATGGCAAAGGCCGTATCGATCTTCCGCGACAACGCGATCGAGCGAGCCCGGATCGAAGCTCGCGCCGAAGCCGACCGCGATGTCAGCGACGGCGAGCGTCGTGATCGCGAGGCGCAGAAAGCCCGCGAAGCCGGCGAACTCGACCGTGCCGTCGCAGCCCTCGGCGACGGCCTGCGCCGCCTGGCCGCCGGCGATCTCGCCTCGCATATCGACCAGCCTTTCGTTGCCCATCTCGATGCGCTGCGCCAGGATTTCAACAACTCGGTCGAGAAGCTCAACGAGACCATGCATACGGTCGGCGCCAATGCCCGGGCGATCGGTGCCGGCGCCAACGAGATCCGCTCTTCCGCAGACCAGCTTTCCCAACGGACGGAACAGCAATCGGCCTCCGTCGAAGAAACGGCGGCGGCGCTCGAAGAGATCACTACCACGGTGCGCGACGCCGCCAAGCGCGCCGAGGAGGCGAGCCAGCTCGTCGCCCGCACCCGCCTCGGCGCCGAAAAATCCGGCGAGATCGTCCGCAAGGCGGTCTCCGCCATGCAGCAGATCGAGCAGTCTTCGGTTGCGATCGGCAACATCATCGGCGTCATCGACGACATTGCCTTCCAGACCAATCTGCTGGCGCTCAATGCCGGCGTCGAAGCCGCACGTGCCGGTGAGGCCGGCAAGGGTTTTGCGGTCGTCGCCCAGGAAGTGCGCGAGCTCGCCCAGCGCTCGGCCAAGGCAGCCAAGGAAATCAAGGACCTGATCACCAATTCCGGCACGCATGTGCAGACCGGCGTCTCGCTGGTCGGCGAAACCGGCAAGGCGCTCGACTCGATCGTCGCCGAGGTGCAGGAGATCAACCAACACGTCCACGCGATCGCCGAAGCCGCGCGTGAACAGTCGATCGGGCTGCAGGAGATCAACACCGCCGTCAACACCATGGACCAGGGCACGCAGCAGAATGCGGCGATGGTCGAGCAGTCGACGGCGGCCAGCCACGGCCTTGCCACCGAAGCGGCAGCGCTCAACAACCTGCTCGGCCAGTTCCGGCTGACCGGCACCGGCAGCCTCGCCGCCGCCGCCCCGATCGCCTCCACCCGGCCGCCGGCCGCAGCACCGCGCGCGCCCACGCGCCCGGCCGCAGCCAAGGCATCGATCCGCGTCGCCAGGGAAGGCACGACCCGCCCGGCCGCCTCCCCCGCCCGCGCCCTCGGCCAAACGCTTGCCAACGCCTTCGGCGCCGGCAGCAGCGCGCCGAAAAGCCCGGATGGGGATTGGACGGAGTTCTGA
- a CDS encoding O-succinylhomoserine sulfhydrylase, which translates to MSKTWRPATQLVHGGTLRSQYGETSEAIYLTQGFVYDTSEAAEARFKGETDGYIYARYGSPTNDMFEKRMCMLEGAEDARATASGMAAVSAAILCQVKSGDHIVAARALFGSCRWVVETLAPKYGIECTLVDGRDLANWEEAIRPNTKVFFLESPTNPTLEVVDISGVAKLANQVGAKVVVDNVFATPLFQKPLELGAHIVVYSATKHIDGQGRCLGGVVLSDKAWIDENLHDYFRHTGPAMSPFNAWTLLKGIETLPLRVKQQTQNAAKIADFLAEQGKVAKVIYPGRKDHPQADIIAKQMTGGSTLVCFELKGGKEAAFALQNALEIIKISNNLGDSKSLITHPATTTHKNLSEEARAELGISAGTVRLSAGIEDTDDLIEDFAKALAKVSA; encoded by the coding sequence ATGAGCAAGACCTGGCGCCCGGCAACCCAACTCGTCCACGGCGGCACGCTGCGTTCGCAATATGGCGAAACATCCGAGGCGATCTATCTCACGCAGGGCTTCGTCTATGACACGTCCGAGGCGGCCGAAGCGCGCTTCAAGGGCGAGACGGACGGCTATATCTATGCCCGCTACGGCAGCCCGACCAACGACATGTTCGAAAAGCGCATGTGCATGCTCGAAGGCGCCGAAGACGCCCGCGCCACGGCTTCCGGCATGGCGGCCGTCAGTGCTGCGATCCTCTGCCAGGTCAAATCAGGCGACCACATCGTCGCCGCGCGCGCCCTCTTCGGCTCCTGCCGCTGGGTGGTGGAGACACTGGCGCCGAAATACGGCATCGAATGCACGCTGGTCGACGGCCGGGATCTCGCAAACTGGGAAGAGGCGATCCGGCCGAATACCAAGGTGTTCTTCCTGGAAAGCCCGACCAACCCGACGCTCGAAGTGGTCGATATATCAGGCGTCGCCAAGCTCGCCAACCAGGTCGGCGCCAAGGTCGTGGTCGACAATGTGTTTGCCACCCCTCTGTTCCAGAAGCCGCTGGAACTCGGCGCCCATATCGTCGTCTATTCCGCCACCAAGCACATTGACGGCCAGGGCCGCTGCCTCGGCGGCGTGGTGCTATCAGACAAGGCATGGATCGATGAGAACCTGCACGATTACTTCCGCCATACCGGCCCGGCCATGTCGCCGTTCAATGCCTGGACGCTCTTGAAGGGCATCGAAACGCTGCCGCTGCGCGTCAAGCAGCAGACGCAGAATGCGGCGAAGATCGCCGATTTCCTGGCCGAGCAAGGCAAGGTCGCCAAGGTGATCTATCCCGGCCGCAAGGACCATCCGCAGGCCGATATCATCGCCAAGCAGATGACCGGCGGCTCGACGCTGGTCTGCTTCGAGCTGAAGGGTGGCAAGGAGGCGGCCTTCGCGCTGCAGAACGCGCTCGAGATCATCAAGATTTCCAACAATCTCGGCGACAGCAAGAGCCTGATCACCCATCCGGCCACGACGACGCACAAGAACCTGTCGGAAGAGGCGCGCGCCGAACTCGGCATTTCCGCGGGCACGGTGCGGCTTTCGGCCGGCATCGAGGATACCGACGACCTGATCGAGGATTTCGCGAAAGCGCTTGCCAAGGTTTCGGCCTGA
- a CDS encoding VOC family protein — protein sequence MRLNHLDFHVPDIAATADFFIRHFGLTLKDMRGQNGLAILSDDAGLEIVLSHPIAKFGTADQVEIGRQTYHIGFILPERGDVDTVHAGLVAAGAALSGPPAAMRGGWLFYCTAPGNILVEVGWRPG from the coding sequence ATGCGCCTGAACCATCTCGATTTCCACGTTCCCGATATTGCTGCAACAGCGGATTTCTTCATCCGCCATTTCGGCCTGACGCTGAAGGATATGCGCGGCCAGAACGGCCTGGCGATTCTGAGCGACGACGCCGGCCTCGAAATCGTCCTCAGCCACCCGATCGCCAAGTTCGGCACTGCCGACCAGGTGGAGATAGGCCGCCAGACCTATCACATCGGCTTCATCCTGCCTGAAAGGGGTGACGTCGATACTGTCCATGCCGGGCTTGTTGCCGCTGGCGCGGCGCTGTCCGGTCCGCCGGCCGCCATGCGCGGCGGCTGGCTGTTCTATTGCACGGCGCCGGGGAATATCCTCGTCGAGGTGGGTTGGCGGCCGGGTTAG
- a CDS encoding 2'-deoxycytidine 5'-triphosphate deaminase: MMARETGILADRAISALFETGRLISERELDRDQIQPASLDLRLGAKAFRVRASFMPGPSHLVSDKLDRLSLHVIDLSEGAVLETGCVYIVPLMESLALPADMSASANPKSSTGRLDIFTRVITDYAQEFDKIPAGYAGPLYLEISPRTFPIVVRRGSRLSQIRFRVGQSLLGEPELLKLHESETLVASKLPNVSGGGIALSIDLAGDKDGLIGYRGKHHTAVVDVDKKDQHDIYDFWEPLYSRGRNELILDPDEFYILVSREAVHVPPDYAAEMTPFDPLVGEFRVHYAGFFDPGFGHAPAGGRGSRAVLEVRSHEVPFILEDGQIVGRLVYEHMQEKPASLYGSGLGSNYQAQGLKLSKHFRI; the protein is encoded by the coding sequence ATGATGGCTCGCGAAACGGGAATTCTGGCGGACCGCGCGATATCGGCGCTGTTTGAAACGGGGCGTCTGATCTCCGAACGCGAGTTGGACCGCGACCAGATCCAGCCGGCAAGCCTCGACCTGCGCTTGGGCGCCAAGGCTTTTCGGGTGCGCGCCAGCTTCATGCCCGGCCCCTCGCATCTGGTGTCGGATAAGCTCGACCGGCTCAGCCTGCATGTGATCGACCTTTCCGAAGGCGCGGTGCTCGAGACCGGCTGCGTCTACATCGTGCCGCTGATGGAGAGCTTGGCGCTGCCGGCCGACATGTCGGCCTCGGCCAATCCGAAGAGCTCGACCGGCCGCCTCGATATCTTCACCCGCGTCATCACCGATTACGCCCAGGAATTCGACAAGATCCCGGCGGGCTATGCCGGCCCCCTCTATCTCGAAATCAGCCCGCGCACCTTCCCGATCGTCGTGCGCCGTGGCTCGCGCCTGTCGCAGATCCGCTTCCGCGTCGGCCAGTCCCTGCTCGGCGAGCCGGAACTGTTGAAGCTGCATGAGAGCGAGACGCTGGTTGCCAGCAAGCTGCCCAACGTCTCGGGCGGCGGCATCGCGCTGTCGATCGATCTCGCCGGCGACAAGGACGGCCTGATCGGCTATCGCGGCAAGCATCACACTGCCGTCGTCGATGTCGACAAGAAAGATCAGCACGACATCTATGATTTCTGGGAGCCGCTCTATAGCCGCGGCCGCAACGAGCTGATCCTCGATCCCGACGAGTTCTACATCCTCGTCTCGCGCGAGGCCGTGCATGTGCCGCCGGATTATGCCGCCGAAATGACCCCCTTCGATCCGCTGGTCGGCGAATTCCGCGTCCATTATGCCGGCTTCTTCGATCCGGGCTTCGGCCATGCGCCGGCCGGCGGCCGCGGCAGCCGCGCCGTGCTCGAAGTGCGCAGCCACGAAGTGCCCTTCATTCTCGAAGACGGCCAGATCGTCGGCCGCCTGGTCTACGAGCACATGCAGGAAAAACCCGCCAGCCTCTACGGCTCCGGCCTCGGCTCCAACTACCAGGCCCAGGGCCTCAAACTCTCGAAGCACTTCCGCATCTGA